Proteins encoded in a region of the Labrus bergylta chromosome 9, fLabBer1.1, whole genome shotgun sequence genome:
- the LOC109985405 gene encoding aryl-hydrocarbon-interacting protein-like 1: MEETYLLNHPGVKKKILAGGKGPLPHFPPGAKLVFHFQTLLDDFERTVIDDSRLACRPAEIFVGKMFKMEVWETLLMSMRIGEVSEFWCDAVHTGLYPIVSKGMRLIAQGKDPLEGQRHMCGMGNMFHYHTTGFPELDELMRTPQPLIFIMELLQVGDSMSYYRESWMMDKDEKLQAVPSLHMQGNALVTQRQFREAASKYKEAVLLLKTIQSREMPGDVDYINIGRMIIPLELNYCQCMLELEEYYEVIEHTTELLEKHKDCVKGYYKRAKAHAAVWNEKEARRDFHMVSHLDVTLASLVHRELKALSERMKEKYWEEKETYWNMLEKTENKKEDEEERERNEEDEEVEDEGKQKDSESVNIEGKDQVEEEKEGSPSECTEVHNKELRGNKITLTEGTGDKEEANTSEATSNVTDGKDWQQMLRLVMLLQKEGNFLIKEKTFEEASVKLKEALEYVDFLQNKQVDRQSEDWELLENVRLPLTLNLSQCMLELKRYQQVVELNTKLLKTHKGNFKAVYQRARAHAALCNEREARRDFEMVEKLDPQFKSFVRQELKKMGESLRTMHARQKKTYWDTTQEKWGPGGSKTKSAARKKKDPTSQKAPEEKTEADKKTENREIEDKESTEKPAPAETKAGDDAEAEKNPDAKAEQSNEEPGPESGRASGEGLDNKNIERVMVHEDRQGAPDHRAAEEDSDPEASGTGGDNVVSKRSALDKGRKKVKCQSSAAIGPSRTSQGNKGSSDEAGSGDTQSE; encoded by the exons ATGGAGGAGACGTACCTGCTCAACCATCCAGGAGTCAAGAAGAAGATTCTGGCAGGAGGAAAGGGACCGCTGCCACACTTTCCACCTGGGGCAAAG CTGGTTTTCCATTTCCAGACACTGCTGGACGACTTTGAACGAACTGTAATTGATGACAGTCGATTGGCATGCAGGCCAGCAGAGATCTTTGTGGGAAAGATGTTCAAGATGGAAGTCTGGGAGACCCTGCTGATGTCCATGAGGATCGGCGAGGTGTCTGAGTTCTGGTGTGATGCCGTT CACACAGGTCTATACCCCATCGTTTCCAAGGGAATGAGGCTGATCGCTCAAGGGAAAGACCCTCTCGAGGGCCAGAGACACATGTGCGGCATGGGAAACATGTTTCACTATCACACCACTGGTTTCCCAGAGCTGGATGAGCTAATGAGAACTCCACAACCGCTTATATTTATCATGGAGCTGTTACAG GTGGGAGACAGCATGTCCTACTACAGAGAGTCGTGGATGATGGACAAGGATGAGAAGCTGCAGGCCGTGCCAAGTCTCCACATGCAGGGCAATGCGCTGGTCACTCAGAGACAATTCAGAGAGGCTGCCAGCAAGTACAAAGAGGCCGTCCTGCTGCTCAAAACGATCCAGTCGAGA gagaTGCCAGGTGATGTGGACTACATTAATATAGGTCGAATGATCATCCCCCTGGAGTTGAACTACTGCCAGTGTATGTTGGAGCTGGAGGAGTATTATGAAGTTATTGAGCACACCACTGAACTGTTGGAGAAACACAAAG ACTGTGTGAAGGGCTACTACAAGAGAGCAAAGGCTCACGCTGCCGTGTGGAATGAAAAGGAAGCCCGGAGAGACTTCCACATGGTGTCCCACCTGGACGTCACTCTGGCCTCTCTTGTCCACCGAGAGCTGAAGGCCCTGTCAGAACGCATGAAGGAGAAGTAttgggaggagaaggagacataCTGGAACATGCTGGAGAAAACGGAGAACAAAAAGGAAgacgaggaagagagagagcgtaATGAGGAGGACGAAGAGGTGGAGGacgaaggaaaacaaaaagacagtgAAAGCGTCAACATCGAGGGCAAAGACCaagtggaggaagaaaaagaaggatcTCCATCAGAATGTACAGAGGTCCATAACAAGGAGCTCAGGGGAAATAAGATCACACTCACTGAGGGcacaggagacaaagaggaagcaAACACCTCTGAGGCTACCTCCAATGTAACAGACGGGAAGGACTGGCAGCAGATGTTAAGATTGGTCATGTTGCTGCAAAAAGAAGGAAACTTCCTCATTaaggaaaaaacatttgaagaggCGTCTGTAAAACTAAAGGAGGCATTAGAATATGTGGACTTCCTTCAGAATAAG CAGGTGGATCGACAGAGTGAAGACTGGGAGTTATTGGAGAACGTGCGCCTTCCGCTGACTCTCAACCTCAGCCAGTGCATGCTGGAGCTCAAACGTTACCAGCAGGTGGTGGAGCTCAACACCAAGCTGCTGAAGACGCATAAAG GTAACTTTAAGGCGGTGTACCAGAGAGCACGAGCACATGCCGCTTTGTGCAACGAGCGTGAAGCGAGGCGGGACTTTGAAATGGTGGAGAAATTAGACCCACAGTTTAAATCTTTCGTGCGACAGGAACTAAAAAAGATGGGCGAGAGCTTACGCACCATGCATGCCCGCCAGAAAAAGACTTACTGGGATACGACGCAGGAGAAGTGGGGGCCTGGTGGCAGCAAGACAAAGAGTGCtgcaagaaagaagaaagatcCAACTTCACAGAAAGCCCCTGaagaaaaaactgaagctgacaagaagacagaaaacagagaaatagaAGACAAGGAAAGCACAGAGAAACCTGCCCCTGCTGAGACGAAGGCAGGAGATGACGCAGAGGCAGAGAAAAATCCAGATGCAAAAGCAGAGCAGAGTAATGAAGAGCCGGGCCCAGAGAGCGGGAgagcgagtggagaggggttagataataaaaatatagaGAGGGTCATGGTACACGAGGACAGGCAAGGTGCACCGGATCACcgagcagcagaggaagatAGTGATCCCGAGGCCAGCGGCACAGGCGGAGATAATGTAGTGAGCAAGAGATCAGCACTCGATAAGGGCAGGAAGAAGGTCAAATGCCAATCAAGTGCTGCAATAGGCCCGAGCAGAACAAGCCAGGGGAACAAAGGCAGCAGTGATGAGGCAGGAAGTGGTGACACTCAATCAGAGTAG